Proteins encoded together in one Camelina sativa cultivar DH55 chromosome 9, Cs, whole genome shotgun sequence window:
- the LOC104712208 gene encoding rop guanine nucleotide exchange factor 6 yields the protein MENNNSCIGFEGGSRRFGESKRIVGLIDSVTESTTTDSSLSSSSCGAGSSSGRSVSSPSSPPTKSQILGWPLGQGSWRKSSGKMKKKTPTKIDDFGFKRVGTETSEIELLKERMAKLLLGEDMSGSGEGVCPALAISNAITNLYAAILGQQWRLEPIPSEKKSMWRREIEVLLSVSDHIVELVPSFQNVPNGNKIEVMNCRPRSDLFTCLPALRKLDNMLIEILDSFGETTEFWYVDQGIVAAESVRSNSFREDGDKWWLPLPRVPSDGLTEQSRKKLDHTREFTNQILKACMSINSIALADMEVPQSYLEALPKNGRSCLGDFLYRNITSDNFSADYLLESIDLSSEHAVVEMANRVEASMYVWRRRAHSRHMISLYRSTSTRWGMIVKEMMMHQTDGDKREIFAERAESLLIRLKQRFPGLRQTALDTSKIQYNKDVGKSILESYSRVLESLAYSIGVRIEEVLFMDDISKDDGDDGSCSDKLRLLSKESANGGSGSLRKKLSAPSLFSVSFSGTSTPYRTPSFSASTPSYSPMPLISPINGGRGERAPFLSGRNIRERCGFGPKKALANYLRG from the exons ATGGAGAATAATAATAGCTGTATTGGGTTTGAAGGCGGGTCGAGAAGATTTGGTGAGAGTAAACGAATCGTTGGTTTGATTGACTCAGTGACTGAGTCCACTACTACTGATTCAAGTCTTAGCAGCTCAAGTTGCGGTGCTGGATCTAGCTCCGGGAGATCTGTTTCATCTCCGTCATCTCCTCCGACGAAATCACAGATCCTTGGATGGCCGTTAGGGCAAGGTTCTTGGAGGAAGAGTTCTggtaaaatgaagaagaaaactcctaCTAAAATCGATGATTTTGGGTTTAAGAGAGTTGGAACAGAGACTTCAG AAATTGAGTTGTTGAAAGAGAGAATGGCGAAGTTGTTGCTTGGTGAAGACATGTCTGGTTCTGGTGAAGGAGTTTGTCCTGCTTTGGCTATTTCTAACGCCATTACCAATCTCTATG CTGCAATTTTGGGACAACAATGGAGGCTAGAGCCAATCCCAAGTGAGAAAAAATCCATGTGGAGAAGAGAAATCGAAGTTCTTCTGTCTGTTAGTGATCACATTGTTGAATTGGTACCTTCTTTTCAGAACGTCCCCAATGGAAACAAGATTGAG GTGATGAATTGCAGACCAAGATCAGATCTCTTTACTTGTCTTCCTGCTCTACGGAAGCTAGACAATATGCTTATT GAAATATTAGATAGTTTTGGAGAAACAACAGAGTTTTGGTACGTTGATCAAGGGATTGTAGCTGCGGAATCTGTAAGGTCAAACTCTTTCCGTGAAGACGGAGACAAATGGTGGCTTCCTCTGCCGCGTGTGCCATCAGATGGACTTACCGAACAATCTAGGAAGAAACTGGATCACACTCGTGAATTCACTAACCAAATCTTGAAAGCTTGTATGTCAATCAACAGCATTGCTTTAGCTGATATGGAAGTTCCACAATCATACCTTGAAGCTCTACCAAAG AATGGAAGATCATGCCTTGGCGATTTCTTATATAGGAACATCACATCAGATAACTTCTCAGCTGATTACTTGCTTGAGTCAATAGATCTTTCATCCGAGCACGCGGTTGTAGAAATGGCGAATCGAGTTGAAGCATCAATGTACGTTTGGAGGCGAAGAGCTCACTCGAGGCATATGATTTCTCTGTATCGATCCACAAGTACAAGATGGGGGATGATagtgaaggagatgatgatgcatCAAACTGATGGTGACAAAAGGGAAATATTTGCGGAGAGAGCAGAAAGCCTATTGATCCGTCTCAAGCAGCGTTTCCCGGGACTTAGACAAACAGCTTTAGACACAAGCAAGATCCAATACAACAAG GATGTAGGGAAGTCTATACTTGAGAGCTACTCAAGGGTATTAGAGAGTTTGGCGTATAGCATTGGTGTACGCATAGAGGAAGTGTTGTTTATGGATGACATAAGcaaagatgatggtgatgatggttcTTGTTCAGACAAGTTGAGATTGTTGTCTAAAGAATCAGCTAATGGTGGCTCAGGCTCTCTAAGGAAGAAACTTTCTGCTCCATCGTTGTTCTCTGTGTCATTCTCAGGCACGTCAACTCCGTACAGAACTCCATCATTCTCAGCATCAACTCCAAGTTATTCACCAATGCCGTTGATAAGTCCCATCAacggaggaagaggagaaagagCTCCGTTTCTCTCTGGGAGGAACATCAGAGAACGTTGTGGGTTTGGTCCAAAGAAAGCATTGGCCAACTATCTCCGAGGATGA